Genomic segment of Tiliqua scincoides isolate rTilSci1 chromosome 1, rTilSci1.hap2, whole genome shotgun sequence:
CAGAGCTGACCTTATGGACCTCTGGAACATATGAAGGAATATCCATAAAAAAGTAACATCCCTGAATGTGCACTGGAGGGCCTCTCTCATACCTGAATAACACCCTCAGCCAATCACTCTCCCCAGTCTAGTATTAAGGGCTCCATGTCCAGCAATTTACATCTGTACAGCTCTATCTTCAGAAACAAATCAGATTCAGTAGAAATTAGCATGAAGTGATTTCTATCTTTGTACAGCATCTCTTCCTGAAGACTCATTGCAGCCCTGCTCTCAATCTTCATCATCCTGCTCAACTTAGTTGTAACAATTAGAACTTACACTAAAGCTCCTACCATCTTCCTTTGTATCATCCCAACTTTCTGTCTTGAGAGCTGGCTCAACTACTCGGAAGGATAAGAATATTCTTCAGGCATGATTTAAGCTGGATGCACAAATTTCTGGCAGTAGGAACTCTTCTCTCTCCGACCCACTGGCTATCATAATATCCATAAACTGTGCcttatttatcatttattttcCTTCAACTCCCAACCACTAATTCCTTTGCTCTTTTGAAGTCATTACCTACTGCTTTTGCAAAGGTTGATACGATTAATCCTGCCCTGAATGAGAGGATTCCtgatctggggcatttggtgggccgctgtgagatacaggaagctggactagatgggcctatggcctgatccagtggggctgttgttatgttcttagcTTTCAGAactccagagcagtgatttttataATACATGCATGGAGCTCATGATGCAGGTCGCTGCCTTGCATCTCTATCAGATACTGAAATCGTATACACTTACCTGGCAATAGGTCCCATTAAACGTAATGAGACATCCTTCCAAGTGCATGTACACACAAACAGACACACACCACTCTTCTTGTTATCATTTCTAATTGACCTTGACAGAGAGAAGGCCTGGTTTCAAGCCACTCTGTCATAGGGATTTATTGTTTTTCTGCTATGGTTGTTGATATGCAAACTGTTGATCTTGAAGGTTAAATTGTTTTTGTCGCAAAAGCAGTTGCGCTTTGGTAGCAGTGGTAGGAAATTAtgtgatgatttaaaaaaaacaagaatctACTTCAGTTCTGTGGGAATTGGTAAATACTGCCCATTTTAATTCGGGGTTAGTCCCATGGATATGCCTTTTTAGTTATTGCTAATGCTTCACTTGCAATGGACAAGGCAACAGCATTTTGAAAGCGCCGAGTAGGTTGGTCCTCTGCTGGAAGTGTTTTCCAGCATGATCCTTACCTGAACAGTTCATCTAAGCAAATGATATAGAATAGCTCTAATTCTTGCTGCActgattttcagctgaaaactgagGTTATAGCAACTTTGCCTACCTGAGAACAAGAGAAGATGCAGTTTTGATACTGCTTACTTCAAGACAAGGCCATTTATTGGTAGAGCTTAAATAACAGACAGAATAGAGAATCACTGTAGTGTAGAGTACAAGCTTGTtccctgctccctcttccttAAAGCCCACCGATTGCACAGTCTCAGGATAATGCAACCTCTTCCAATGTACAATATATCACAGTTTTAAATTATGAGTGAATGCTGTCAGACTTTTGGTGGCCCTTGACTCCAGCAGTTTTAGTAACTCATTTTTGTTGTCTCCTGCTTCTATCAGTCTGATCTGTTCCCTTATGCTAAGAGGGCATTACTTATGGTTTATGGTAAGACTTTGCAATTGTTAGCAGAAACATTATATATTTGGTAGATGCATCTCCTACCTACCAGGTCAAATCACCATTCCTGGGTTATACCAGACCCATCATTGCTCCGAGGTCCCCAGCTAGCTGGTAGatgcctccccccctttttgtcATAGATGGCTGATGTGGGGCCACATCTAGCATAGCTTTTCCCTCTGAAGTTCAGATCTTTGACACTTCTTATGGCTCTCACATTATCATACACAATACTGTGTGGGCCCAACACCTTTCATTTCAGACGATAGACCAGCAGGCTTTGAACTCCCAACGCTCCTGCTCTGATGCCTGCTGTAGTTACTGTGGTATATCTGAGCACGGAAGTCTGAGATGGAAAAGAGATGTGAGGGCTTATGCAAGACTGGACCTGGCTGCCAGAGCTCTATCATCCCAGACACCAATGTAGTAATTGTGATGGTACTCCACTGCAATGGGAATGTGTTTCAATCTTCCAGTGCTTCATAAGGTTCACTGTTCTGTTAGTTGTTTTTCTGGCCATTGGAGGCCGCTGTGTGCCTGGATTCAGAATTCCTCCTTTGTTCTCAGTGCTCCATCTTCAGGTTCCTATCTGAATAGGTTGATTTCACTTTTTAAGATAAATGGTAAAGGAATAACTTTTCTGAATGTGACACTTTTAAATAGCAAACTACTGAATAGGTTTTGAATGACTGACTAAAACAACTATTGTTTCAGTTGTGGAGAACTTTCAATAACCCACCTCCCAAAAGCAGCAGTGTGACTAGAAAGagtttgcatttcttttcttattgattttttttctaaagttgTAGAATAGGGgcatcacctcctccctgcccaaagTTCATTGTGATATTCCTAGGAAGTAGAACTGAGCAGAGTACAACTGTAATAAGGATAAAATGAGAGACTGTGCCCTATAATTTCCCTTGGTTGCAGGGTTAATGTGGGCTGTGGACCAGCTGAGCAACGTCTCTTGCTCACGGGTCTCCATTCAGTTGCTGACATTTTCTGTGAAAGCTGCAAGACTACACTGGGCTGGAAATACGTGAGTACTGAAAACACGAAGCTTACATTTACAGACAATTTATTCCTTTCAAAACAGGATTGTTGCAAACGTCCTTGCTGAGAAGAGCCATAACTAAGCAGGTATGGCGCACATGTCTCTGTGACATTGTTCCATTGGGGAAGAGTAGCCCAGGCATGTCACCCCTGTGTGGTCAGTAAGTGTCTTGTCCAAGCTATGGGGCTGGGCATTTATAGATGTGCATTCCCAGCTATCACACCAGAAATTCTGATTCCTGATAGAAATTCTGCTTCCTACCCATGTTATAATAACTGATGGATTTGTTTCACATACATTCTCTTGAGGGCAATTCTGTGTTTGAATGCTATAAATAATatgggatgcaggggtggggtggggggttgtcaGGAGATATCTGCAGCAACTGGGCTCATGCTGTCTAATTTCCTCATTTGCCAGGAACAAGCTTTCGAGACCAGCCAGAAGTACAAGGAAGGGAAGTACATTATTGAGATGTCACACATGGTGAAGGACAACGGCTGGGACTGAAGGGAACCCTGAGTGCACTCCTTCCCGTGTAGCATGCCTT
This window contains:
- the YPEL4 gene encoding protein yippee-like 4, with protein sequence MPSCEPVPPAACLPTKTFRSYLPRCHRTYSCVHCRAHLAKHDELISKSFQGSHGRAYLFNSVVNVGCGPAEQRLLLTGLHSVADIFCESCKTTLGWKYEQAFETSQKYKEGKYIIEMSHMVKDNGWD